From Streptomyces sp. TLI_105, the proteins below share one genomic window:
- a CDS encoding Dps family protein, with translation MDTLTNPHGGGQPLLHQKGAETQAFGTLKQLPIGLGHDTRMYACQRLNRVLADTQILYSLYKKHHWLMRGATFYSLHLMLDKHAEAQLAIVDALAERVQSLGGVAVGDPRHVAELTSIPRPPDGVEPVPVMLSRLLDAHERILTDARDAAARLSGEGDEGSADLLVSDVIRTGEAQVWFLAEHLVDTPLVHG, from the coding sequence ATGGACACCCTCACGAACCCGCACGGCGGCGGCCAGCCGTTGCTGCACCAGAAGGGCGCCGAGACCCAGGCGTTCGGCACGCTCAAGCAGTTGCCGATCGGCCTCGGTCACGACACCCGCATGTACGCCTGCCAGCGGCTGAACCGCGTTCTCGCCGACACGCAGATCCTCTACTCCCTCTACAAGAAGCACCACTGGCTCATGCGCGGGGCGACCTTCTACTCGCTCCACCTGATGCTGGACAAGCACGCGGAGGCCCAGCTGGCCATCGTGGACGCGCTGGCCGAGCGCGTGCAGAGCCTCGGCGGCGTCGCCGTCGGGGACCCGCGCCACGTCGCCGAACTGACGTCGATCCCCCGTCCGCCCGACGGCGTCGAGCCGGTGCCCGTCATGCTGTCGCGGCTCCTCGACGCGCACGAGCGGATCCTGACAGACGCCCGCGACGCCGCCGCCCGGCTTTCCGGGGAGGGCGACGAGGGCAGCGCCGACCTGCTCGTCTCCGATGTCATCCGTACCGGCGAGGCGCAGGTGTGGTTCCTGGCCGAGCACCTCGTGGACACCCCTCTGGTGCACGGCTGA
- a CDS encoding alpha/beta hydrolase, whose protein sequence is MKNRPVLEPAAQAFADATAQPPYLYQIPVADGRKAVDDVQNGEGVPLPAVDEEWITVHGGPTGDVRARIVRPRGATGPLPVILYIHGAGWVFGNAHTHDRLVRELAVGTGAAVVFPEYDLSPEARYPVAVEQNYGVAQWIAREGHHKDLDGTRIAVAGDSVGGNMTAALTLMAKQRGDVTLVQQVLFYPVTDAAFDTDSYHEFAEGYFLRRDAMKWFWDQYTTEEAERTQITASPLRATTEQLTGLPPALVVTAEADVLRDEGEAYAAKLRAAGVPVTALRVQGVIHDFVMLNALRETRGAELAIGLAVDTLRKALA, encoded by the coding sequence ATGAAGAACCGTCCGGTCCTCGAACCCGCCGCCCAGGCCTTCGCCGACGCCACCGCCCAGCCGCCGTACCTCTACCAGATCCCCGTCGCCGACGGCCGCAAGGCCGTGGACGACGTCCAGAACGGTGAGGGCGTCCCGCTGCCCGCCGTCGACGAGGAGTGGATCACCGTCCACGGCGGTCCCACCGGCGACGTCCGCGCCCGGATCGTCCGCCCCCGCGGCGCGACCGGCCCGCTCCCCGTCATCCTCTACATCCACGGCGCCGGCTGGGTCTTCGGCAACGCCCACACCCACGACCGGCTCGTCCGCGAACTCGCCGTCGGCACGGGGGCGGCCGTGGTCTTCCCCGAGTACGACCTCTCGCCCGAGGCCCGCTACCCCGTCGCCGTCGAGCAGAACTACGGCGTCGCCCAGTGGATCGCCCGCGAGGGACACCACAAGGACCTCGACGGCACCCGGATCGCCGTCGCCGGCGACTCGGTCGGCGGCAACATGACCGCCGCCCTCACCCTGATGGCCAAGCAGCGCGGCGACGTCACGCTCGTCCAGCAGGTCCTCTTCTACCCGGTCACGGACGCGGCCTTCGACACCGACTCGTACCACGAGTTTGCGGAGGGCTACTTCCTGCGCCGTGACGCCATGAAGTGGTTCTGGGACCAGTACACGACCGAGGAGGCCGAGCGCACCCAGATCACCGCCTCCCCGCTCCGCGCCACCACCGAACAGCTCACCGGCCTGCCGCCCGCCCTGGTCGTCACCGCCGAGGCCGACGTCCTGCGCGACGAGGGCGAGGCGTACGCGGCGAAGCTCCGCGCCGCCGGAGTCCCCGTCACCGCCCTGCGCGTCCAGGGCGTCATCCACGACTTCGTCATGCTGAACGCCCTGCGGGAGACGCGGGGCGCGGAGCTCGCCATCGGTCTCGCCGTCGACACCCTCCGCAAGGCCCTCGCATGA
- a CDS encoding alpha/beta fold hydrolase: MQLTRRTLALAMPATLAALIGAAPASRPAAEGADRHGPKPTIVLVHGAFADASSWSGTIRRLQHAGYPVLAPANPLRGLAADTAYLRSVLAAVDGPVVLVGHSYGGAVTSGAAVGNSRVKALVYIAAFTPDKGESAAELAAKFPGSTLGDTVNPRSYPLPGGGTGTELVIERSKFHRQFAADVPTADAAVMAVTQRPVATAALEEKAGEAAWRTIPSWALIATADRNIPPAAERWMARRAGSQITEVDASHAVAVSRPAVVTHVILAAARATR, encoded by the coding sequence ATGCAGCTCACGAGGCGCACCCTCGCCCTCGCCATGCCCGCGACGCTCGCCGCCCTGATCGGCGCCGCACCCGCGAGCCGCCCCGCCGCCGAAGGCGCCGACCGGCACGGTCCCAAGCCCACGATCGTCCTGGTCCACGGAGCGTTCGCGGACGCCTCCAGCTGGAGCGGCACGATCAGGCGGCTGCAGCACGCCGGTTACCCCGTCCTGGCCCCCGCCAACCCGCTGCGCGGTCTCGCCGCGGACACCGCCTACCTGCGCAGCGTGCTGGCCGCCGTCGACGGACCCGTCGTCCTGGTCGGCCACTCCTACGGCGGCGCCGTCACCAGTGGCGCCGCGGTGGGCAACAGCCGTGTGAAGGCCCTCGTCTACATCGCCGCGTTCACCCCGGACAAGGGCGAGAGCGCGGCCGAGCTCGCCGCCAAGTTCCCCGGCTCCACGCTCGGAGACACCGTGAACCCGCGGTCGTACCCGCTGCCCGGCGGTGGCACCGGCACCGAACTCGTCATCGAACGGTCCAAGTTCCACCGGCAGTTCGCCGCCGACGTCCCCACCGCCGACGCTGCCGTCATGGCCGTGACCCAGCGCCCGGTCGCCACCGCCGCGCTGGAGGAGAAGGCCGGGGAAGCGGCCTGGAGGACGATCCCGTCCTGGGCGCTGATCGCCACCGCCGACAGGAACATCCCGCCGGCCGCCGAACGGTGGATGGCCCGGCGCGCCGGTTCGCAGATCACCGAAGTGGACGCGTCCCACGCAGTCGCGGTCTCCCGTCCGGCCGTGGTCACCCACGTGATCCTCGCTGCCGCACGGGCGACCCGCTGA
- a CDS encoding amidohydrolase, which yields MTEPSTSMPVAGLVPAPRREHEHADLLVRNAKVFTGDPARPEARAVAIRDGRVAALGDDHDLAHLVGPGTRVVDALGRRVVPGLNDSHLHVIRGGLNYVLELRWDGVRSLRQALAMLREQAGRTPKGQWIRVVGGWTAEQFAERRMPTVAELNAAAPDTPVFVLHLYQSALMNRAAVQAAGFTRDTPDPRGGQIVRGRDGEPNGVLLAAPSALVLYSTLAKAPALDEADKRTSTRHFLRELNRFGLTSAVDAAGGFQNFPDHYATVTDLARSGELSLRIAYHLFPQTAGQELADLKRWTETIKPGDGDEWLRLNGAGENLTWAAADFENFSEPRPELAAGYEGEFEQAVRLLMENGWGFRLHATYDETIRRDLAVFEKLAAEGLFPGGNRWLFDHAETVSAASLDRIAALGGAVSVQNRMSFQGAAFLGRYGAEAAAHTPPVRAMLDRGLTVAAGTDATRVSSYNPWVALHWLVTGHTLGGTTLYPAGNLIDRETALGLYTRGGARLTGEQDVKGSLREGWYGDLAVLSDDFLTVPEDVIPDIESVLTVVGGRIVWATAEYEGLDEAVPPVSPEWSPVAHFGGYQSGARQASLVAEAVAESERHRRWRVARGSVPETTPSFVDPCFDH from the coding sequence ATGACCGAGCCTTCGACGAGCATGCCGGTGGCGGGCCTCGTCCCCGCCCCGCGGCGGGAGCACGAGCACGCCGACCTCCTCGTCCGCAACGCCAAGGTGTTCACCGGTGACCCCGCCCGCCCCGAGGCCCGCGCCGTCGCGATCCGCGACGGCCGGGTCGCGGCCCTCGGCGACGACCACGACCTCGCCCACCTCGTCGGGCCGGGCACGCGGGTCGTCGACGCCCTGGGCCGGCGGGTGGTCCCCGGCCTCAACGACTCGCACCTGCACGTCATCCGGGGCGGCCTGAACTACGTCCTGGAGCTGCGCTGGGACGGCGTACGAAGCCTCCGCCAGGCCCTGGCCATGCTCCGCGAGCAGGCCGGCCGCACCCCGAAGGGGCAGTGGATCCGGGTGGTGGGCGGCTGGACCGCCGAGCAGTTCGCCGAGCGCCGGATGCCGACCGTCGCCGAGCTGAACGCCGCCGCCCCCGACACCCCGGTCTTCGTCCTGCACCTCTACCAGTCGGCGCTGATGAACCGGGCCGCCGTCCAGGCCGCCGGATTCACCCGCGACACCCCCGATCCGCGCGGCGGACAGATCGTCCGGGGCCGGGACGGCGAACCCAACGGGGTGCTCCTCGCCGCTCCGAGCGCGCTCGTCCTGTACTCGACGCTGGCCAAGGCACCGGCCCTCGACGAGGCCGACAAACGGACGTCGACCCGGCACTTCCTGCGCGAGCTGAACCGCTTCGGACTGACCTCGGCGGTCGACGCCGCCGGCGGCTTCCAGAACTTCCCCGACCACTACGCCACGGTCACCGACCTCGCCAGGTCGGGGGAGCTGTCCCTGCGGATCGCCTACCACCTCTTCCCGCAGACGGCCGGTCAGGAACTCGCCGACCTGAAGCGCTGGACCGAGACGATCAAGCCCGGCGACGGGGACGAGTGGCTCCGGCTCAACGGCGCGGGCGAGAACCTGACCTGGGCGGCCGCCGACTTCGAGAACTTCTCCGAGCCCCGTCCCGAGCTCGCCGCGGGCTACGAGGGAGAGTTCGAGCAGGCCGTCCGGCTGCTGATGGAGAACGGCTGGGGCTTCCGGCTGCACGCCACCTACGACGAGACGATCCGCCGCGACCTGGCCGTCTTCGAGAAGCTCGCGGCGGAAGGGCTCTTCCCCGGCGGCAACCGCTGGCTCTTCGACCACGCGGAGACCGTCTCGGCCGCGAGCCTGGACCGGATCGCGGCCCTCGGCGGCGCCGTCTCGGTGCAGAACCGGATGTCCTTCCAGGGTGCCGCGTTCCTCGGCCGCTACGGCGCCGAGGCAGCCGCCCACACCCCGCCGGTCCGGGCCATGCTCGACCGCGGCCTGACCGTCGCCGCCGGAACCGACGCCACCCGCGTCTCCTCGTACAACCCCTGGGTCGCACTTCACTGGCTGGTCACGGGGCACACCCTCGGCGGCACGACCCTCTACCCGGCCGGGAACCTGATAGACCGCGAGACCGCCCTCGGCCTCTACACCCGCGGCGGCGCCCGGCTCACGGGCGAACAGGACGTCAAGGGAAGCCTGCGAGAAGGCTGGTACGGCGACCTCGCTGTCCTGTCCGACGACTTCCTCACCGTTCCCGAGGACGTCATCCCCGACATCGAGTCCGTCCTCACCGTCGTCGGCGGCCGGATCGTCTGGGCGACCGCGGAGTACGAGGGCCTCGACGAGGCCGTCCCGCCGGTGAGCCCCGAGTGGAGCCCGGTGGCCCACTTCGGCGGATATCAGAGCGGTGCCCGTCAGGCGTCGCTCGTGGCCGAGGCCGTCGCCGAGTCCGAGCGGCACCGCCGGTGGCGCGTCGCGCGCGGCTCCGTCCCCGAGACGACGCCGTCCTTCGTCGACCCCTGCTTCGATCACTGA
- a CDS encoding DoxX family membrane protein yields MDTGILILRLLVGLLVAGHGVQKVSSHLGGRGLEGGTEEFRADGFRGGAVTALAAGGGQIGSGLLLAAGLLTPLAATGTIGVMTVALTVKRHNGLWVQNDGYEYPLVLIGTAAALAATGPGAWSLDAALGLTPYPLWWAALALAAGLGSGLLTRLVLHRPPAPATAER; encoded by the coding sequence GTGGACACCGGCATTCTGATCCTGCGTCTGCTGGTGGGACTGCTCGTCGCCGGCCACGGTGTGCAGAAGGTCAGTTCGCACCTGGGCGGCAGGGGACTCGAAGGCGGCACGGAGGAGTTCCGCGCCGACGGTTTCCGCGGCGGAGCCGTCACCGCGCTGGCGGCGGGCGGCGGCCAGATCGGATCGGGCCTGCTGCTCGCCGCCGGCCTCCTGACCCCGCTCGCCGCCACCGGGACCATCGGGGTCATGACCGTCGCGCTCACCGTGAAACGGCACAACGGCCTCTGGGTGCAGAACGACGGCTACGAGTACCCGCTCGTCCTCATCGGCACCGCCGCCGCCCTGGCCGCCACCGGACCCGGCGCCTGGTCCCTCGACGCGGCCCTCGGCCTCACGCCGTACCCCCTGTGGTGGGCGGCCCTCGCGCTCGCGGCCGGTCTCGGCAGCGGGCTCCTCACCCGGCTCGTCCTGCACCGGCCCCCCGCCCCGGCGACCGCCGAGCGCTGA
- a CDS encoding carbohydrate ABC transporter permease: MSFDAVAQQTKLLYLFQGVAAFAAVVALVLLALHRGPVRRRAAALILLAPTLLLLTVGLLLPGLRTLVLSFTGSGGDTWAGFDNYVWMFTDHRSLVALRNTLAWVVLVPLTATAVGLLYAAAVARSRFRAFALSLVLMPMAISFVGAGVVWKFVYAYRPAEAGQIGLLNELVVAFGGEPRQWLVDSPWNVLFLIVAMVWTQAGFAAVLLAGAIRGVPAELTEAALLDGASPRQIFRRITLPSIRPTLLVVLLAQAIGTFKAFDIVKTTTGGQFDTGVIAHEMYDQAFRYDETGRGAALAVLLFLLVTPFVAHQVRARRRTG, translated from the coding sequence ATGTCGTTCGACGCCGTCGCCCAGCAGACCAAGCTGCTGTACCTGTTCCAGGGCGTCGCCGCCTTCGCGGCGGTGGTCGCCCTGGTCCTGCTCGCACTGCACCGGGGACCGGTACGGAGGAGGGCCGCGGCCCTGATCCTGCTGGCCCCGACGCTGCTGCTGCTCACGGTCGGCCTTCTCCTGCCCGGTCTGCGCACTCTGGTGCTGTCGTTCACCGGCAGCGGGGGAGACACGTGGGCCGGCTTCGACAACTACGTGTGGATGTTCACCGACCACCGGTCGCTGGTGGCGCTGCGCAACACCCTGGCGTGGGTGGTGCTCGTGCCGCTGACGGCGACCGCGGTCGGTCTGCTGTACGCGGCGGCCGTCGCACGGTCGCGGTTCAGGGCGTTCGCGCTGTCCCTCGTGCTGATGCCGATGGCGATCTCCTTCGTCGGCGCGGGTGTCGTCTGGAAGTTCGTCTACGCCTACCGTCCCGCGGAGGCCGGGCAGATCGGGCTGCTGAACGAGCTCGTCGTCGCGTTCGGCGGCGAACCGCGGCAATGGCTCGTGGACTCCCCCTGGAACGTCCTGTTCCTCATCGTGGCGATGGTGTGGACCCAGGCGGGCTTCGCGGCCGTTCTGCTGGCCGGCGCGATCAGGGGCGTACCCGCCGAGCTGACCGAGGCCGCCCTGCTCGACGGTGCGTCCCCCCGGCAGATCTTCCGGCGGATCACCCTGCCGTCGATCAGGCCCACGCTGCTCGTCGTGCTCCTCGCCCAGGCGATCGGCACCTTCAAGGCCTTCGACATCGTCAAGACGACGACCGGCGGACAGTTCGACACGGGCGTCATCGCCCACGAGATGTACGACCAGGCCTTCCGCTACGACGAGACGGGCCGCGGCGCGGCGCTCGCCGTGCTCCTCTTCCTCCTCGTCACCCCCTTCGTCGCCCACCAGGTCCGGGCGCGGCGGAGGACGGGGTGA
- a CDS encoding alpha/beta fold hydrolase has product MPRHARPTVVLVHGAFADASGYARVIPELTAAGMEVIAPAVPNRSLVDDAAYIASVVRAVEGPVILVGHSYGGAVITLAGTEDNVRALVYLAGYALEEGESLGELQGGFPDSGLADALVHTPFPVAGSTETGTDVSVAIDRFPELFAADVDPDLAAVLAVSQRPLAARAFSEAAPVAAWKTKPSWGLVASADRTINPDVERFGYRRAGMTTVEVDSSHLVMLAQPQAVVELIMDAARSTGH; this is encoded by the coding sequence ATGCCCCGACACGCCCGCCCCACCGTCGTCCTGGTCCACGGCGCCTTCGCCGACGCCTCCGGCTACGCCCGTGTCATTCCCGAACTGACCGCCGCCGGCATGGAGGTGATCGCCCCGGCGGTGCCCAACCGCAGCCTCGTCGACGACGCCGCGTACATCGCCTCGGTGGTCCGTGCCGTCGAGGGCCCCGTGATCCTGGTGGGGCACTCGTACGGCGGCGCCGTCATCACCCTCGCCGGTACGGAGGACAACGTCCGCGCCCTGGTGTACCTCGCGGGATACGCGCTGGAGGAGGGCGAGAGCCTGGGCGAGCTGCAGGGCGGCTTCCCCGACTCCGGTCTCGCCGACGCGCTCGTCCACACCCCGTTCCCAGTGGCAGGCTCCACCGAGACCGGCACCGACGTCTCGGTGGCGATCGACCGGTTCCCCGAGCTGTTCGCGGCGGACGTCGACCCCGACCTCGCCGCCGTGCTCGCCGTCTCCCAGCGCCCGCTGGCCGCGCGGGCCTTCTCGGAGGCGGCGCCGGTGGCGGCGTGGAAGACCAAGCCCTCGTGGGGCCTGGTGGCCTCCGCCGACCGTACGATCAACCCCGATGTGGAGCGTTTCGGCTACCGGCGCGCCGGCATGACCACCGTCGAGGTCGACTCCTCGCATCTGGTCATGCTCGCCCAGCCCCAGGCCGTGGTGGAGCTCATCATGGACGCGGCCCGGTCCACGGGGCACTGA
- a CDS encoding GNAT family N-acetyltransferase translates to MEPRVTDRPEKSRYEILAGDDGTETAGFAEYHLSEGEIAFIHTEIDPRFGGRGLGGLLARGALDDARARGLSVLPYCPFIRGWIGKHPEYAELVPETRRARFGL, encoded by the coding sequence ATGGAACCCCGAGTGACCGACCGGCCCGAGAAGTCCCGGTACGAGATCCTCGCCGGCGACGACGGCACCGAGACCGCGGGCTTCGCCGAGTACCACCTCTCGGAGGGCGAGATCGCCTTCATCCACACCGAGATCGATCCCCGCTTCGGCGGCCGGGGGCTGGGCGGGCTGCTCGCCCGCGGCGCCCTCGACGACGCCCGGGCCCGTGGGCTGAGCGTCCTGCCGTACTGCCCCTTCATCCGGGGCTGGATCGGCAAGCACCCCGAGTACGCCGAGCTGGTGCCCGAGACGCGCCGCGCCCGCTTCGGCCTCTGA
- a CDS encoding NAD(P)/FAD-dependent oxidoreductase codes for MDTYDVVVVGGGPAGEVVAGRAAGSGLTAVVVEAEAVGGECSYRACVPSKALLRPGAARAEARSVDGARQAVTAALDPARVLARRDRFTGRGDDTGQADWLDGAGIALVRGYGRLAGERRVEVTGADGTVRTLRARRAVVVCTGTEPALPPVEGLDRIGVWTNRQATTADAVPARLVVIGGGVVACEMATAWRSLGASVTLLVRDQALLTGWEPCAGEEVTRGLSDLGVTIRFGVSAVRAARDETTRTVTVETDDGTTLVCDEVLAAVGRRPCTADLGLDSVGLPAGDWLAVDDTCRVTAVEGDWLYAVGDVNRRAPLTHMAKYQARACAAAIAERAAGRPAGTGGWQAWSARADQVAVSQAVFTRPEVASVGLTERAAREAGLAVRAVEYRIDDVAGAALHADDYHGLAKLVVDETRGVVVGCTLTGPMATELIHTATVAIVGEVPLDRLRHAVPAFPTVSEVWLRLLEAYGL; via the coding sequence ATGGACACGTACGACGTCGTCGTGGTCGGCGGCGGGCCGGCCGGAGAGGTCGTGGCCGGCCGGGCCGCCGGGTCGGGGCTGACCGCCGTCGTCGTCGAGGCCGAGGCGGTCGGCGGCGAGTGCTCCTACCGTGCCTGCGTGCCGAGCAAGGCCCTGCTGCGTCCCGGCGCCGCCCGAGCGGAGGCCCGCTCGGTCGACGGGGCTCGGCAGGCGGTCACGGCGGCACTCGATCCGGCGCGGGTGCTGGCCCGCCGAGACCGCTTCACCGGGCGCGGTGACGACACCGGCCAGGCCGACTGGCTCGACGGTGCGGGCATCGCGCTCGTACGGGGGTACGGACGGCTCGCCGGTGAGCGCCGGGTGGAGGTGACCGGGGCCGACGGCACGGTCCGTACCCTGCGGGCCCGGCGCGCGGTCGTGGTCTGCACCGGCACGGAACCCGCCCTTCCGCCGGTCGAAGGGCTCGACCGGATCGGTGTGTGGACCAACCGGCAGGCCACCACCGCCGACGCGGTGCCCGCGCGGCTCGTCGTCATCGGCGGGGGAGTGGTCGCCTGCGAGATGGCCACCGCGTGGCGCTCGCTCGGCGCCTCCGTCACGCTCCTCGTCCGCGACCAGGCCCTGCTGACCGGCTGGGAGCCGTGCGCCGGAGAAGAGGTCACCCGGGGGCTGAGCGATCTGGGCGTCACCATCCGCTTCGGGGTGTCGGCCGTCCGGGCCGCCCGTGACGAGACCACTCGTACCGTGACCGTGGAGACCGACGACGGCACCACTCTTGTGTGCGACGAGGTTCTCGCCGCCGTCGGCCGGCGCCCGTGCACCGCGGACCTCGGCCTCGACTCCGTCGGACTGCCGGCGGGCGACTGGCTTGCGGTCGACGACACCTGTCGGGTCACCGCGGTCGAGGGCGACTGGCTCTACGCCGTCGGCGACGTCAACCGCCGGGCGCCGCTGACCCATATGGCCAAGTACCAGGCCCGTGCCTGCGCGGCGGCCATCGCCGAGCGAGCCGCGGGCCGACCGGCCGGCACCGGAGGCTGGCAGGCGTGGAGCGCGCGGGCGGACCAAGTGGCCGTCTCCCAGGCCGTCTTCACCCGTCCCGAGGTCGCGAGCGTCGGTCTCACGGAACGCGCGGCACGCGAAGCGGGTCTCGCGGTACGCGCGGTGGAGTACCGCATCGACGACGTCGCCGGTGCCGCGCTCCACGCGGACGACTACCATGGCCTCGCCAAGCTCGTCGTCGACGAGACCCGAGGGGTCGTCGTCGGCTGCACGCTCACCGGTCCGATGGCGACCGAACTCATCCACACGGCCACCGTGGCCATCGTGGGCGAGGTCCCCCTGGACCGCCTCCGGCACGCCGTGCCCGCCTTCCCGACGGTGAGCGAGGTCTGGCTCCGGCTCCTGGAGGCGTACGGCCTCTGA
- a CDS encoding GPR1/FUN34/YaaH family transporter: protein MTAASPAADGGEQDPAALPGRRFEPDLRSMTRINLRPIASPMPLGFFTIAIASVMTGCLQLGIFGEEARTAVAFTVLPAFVLQLLVSFLAFGARDVIAATLMAVFAGSWLPYSLIMLSGAADGLKVLGVFNLALLCFGALMSAVTRPKRALWLVIAVSLPRWAATGLAGVTGAEWLTRTSGALGLVVALVAMYTAFALMLEDMRSEQVLPLGRSGPAHLAVEGDLAVQLRNLERQAGVRRTL, encoded by the coding sequence ATGACTGCCGCCTCCCCGGCCGCCGACGGCGGTGAACAGGACCCGGCCGCGCTCCCCGGACGCCGTTTCGAGCCGGACCTCCGGTCGATGACACGGATCAACCTGCGCCCCATCGCCTCACCCATGCCGCTCGGCTTCTTCACGATCGCCATCGCGTCCGTGATGACGGGCTGCCTCCAGCTCGGGATCTTCGGCGAGGAGGCCCGCACCGCCGTCGCCTTCACGGTGCTGCCGGCCTTCGTGCTCCAGCTCCTGGTCAGCTTCCTGGCCTTCGGCGCCCGTGACGTGATCGCGGCGACCCTGATGGCGGTGTTCGCCGGCAGCTGGCTGCCGTACTCGCTCATCATGCTCAGCGGCGCGGCCGACGGCCTGAAGGTCCTCGGCGTCTTCAACCTGGCGCTCCTCTGCTTCGGCGCGCTGATGTCCGCCGTGACCCGGCCCAAGCGGGCGCTGTGGCTCGTGATCGCGGTCTCCCTGCCCCGCTGGGCGGCCACCGGTCTCGCGGGCGTCACCGGCGCCGAATGGCTGACGCGCACGTCCGGGGCGCTCGGCCTCGTGGTGGCGCTCGTCGCGATGTACACGGCGTTCGCCCTGATGCTCGAGGACATGCGCAGCGAGCAGGTCCTGCCCCTCGGCCGCAGCGGCCCCGCCCACCTCGCCGTGGAAGGCGACCTCGCCGTCCAGCTCCGCAACCTGGAGCGCCAGGCGGGCGTGCGCCGCACGCTCTGA
- a CDS encoding ABC transporter substrate-binding protein: protein MRFGARLALAVIALAVTACGTPQASGSRSHTIADCAPYARYGKHPGTKVTVYAENRDREADLFEETWADFADCTGIDVQYEGDGEFEAQIQVRVEGGNAPDVAFFPQPGLLERFARDGKLKPVSARVAALAKQGWSADWNSYATVDGTLYGTPLVANVKSFVWYSPKFFRDRGLSVPRTWSELMTVTEKVAASGVKPWCAGVESAEATGWPVTDWIEDVLLRQQGTHVYDQWVAHEIPFNDPRVLKAMDTVGSILKNDRYANGGFGPARSMASISFQEAGTPVLSGDCAMHRQASFYAGMWPKGTEIGPDKDVYTFLLPGADPAGRPVLGGGVFTAAFADRPEVRAFQEYLASADFANARMKKGPFVSANRGVDPANAATPVDKLSIQLLQDPRTQFRFDGSDLMPASVGAGTFWKGAVDWIGGASTRQVADSVERSWPSH from the coding sequence ATGAGGTTCGGCGCGAGGCTCGCGCTCGCCGTCATCGCCCTCGCCGTCACCGCCTGCGGCACCCCGCAGGCCAGCGGTTCGCGGTCGCACACCATCGCGGACTGCGCACCGTACGCCCGGTACGGCAAGCATCCCGGCACCAAGGTCACCGTCTACGCGGAGAACCGGGACCGGGAGGCCGATCTGTTCGAAGAGACCTGGGCGGACTTCGCGGACTGCACGGGAATCGACGTCCAGTACGAGGGGGACGGGGAGTTCGAGGCCCAGATCCAGGTCCGAGTGGAGGGCGGGAACGCACCCGACGTGGCGTTCTTCCCCCAGCCCGGTCTCCTGGAACGCTTCGCGCGGGACGGGAAGCTCAAGCCCGTGAGCGCCCGCGTCGCCGCTCTGGCGAAGCAGGGCTGGTCGGCGGACTGGAACAGCTACGCGACCGTGGACGGCACCCTCTACGGCACGCCGCTCGTCGCGAACGTGAAGTCGTTCGTCTGGTACTCCCCGAAGTTCTTCCGCGACAGGGGACTCAGCGTTCCCCGCACGTGGTCCGAGCTGATGACCGTCACGGAGAAGGTCGCCGCGTCGGGCGTCAAGCCGTGGTGCGCGGGCGTCGAGTCCGCCGAGGCGACCGGCTGGCCCGTGACGGACTGGATCGAGGACGTCCTGCTGCGCCAGCAGGGCACGCACGTCTACGACCAGTGGGTCGCCCACGAGATCCCGTTCAACGATCCCCGGGTTCTCAAGGCCATGGACACCGTGGGGTCCATCCTCAAGAACGACCGGTACGCCAACGGCGGCTTCGGCCCGGCCCGGTCCATGGCGTCGATCTCCTTCCAGGAGGCCGGCACGCCGGTTCTCTCCGGCGACTGCGCGATGCACCGCCAGGCCTCGTTCTACGCCGGCATGTGGCCGAAGGGCACCGAGATCGGACCGGACAAGGACGTCTACACCTTCCTCCTCCCGGGGGCCGACCCGGCCGGCCGCCCCGTACTGGGCGGTGGGGTGTTCACCGCGGCGTTCGCCGACCGTCCCGAGGTGCGGGCGTTCCAGGAGTACCTGGCCTCCGCGGACTTCGCGAACGCGCGGATGAAGAAGGGCCCGTTCGTCTCGGCGAACAGGGGCGTGGACCCGGCGAACGCCGCGACCCCGGTCGACAAGCTCTCGATCCAGCTGCTCCAGGATCCCCGGACACAGTTCAGGTTCGACGGCTCGGACCTCATGCCGGCGTCGGTCGGCGCCGGGACGTTCTGGAAGGGAGCCGTCGACTGGATCGGCGGCGCGAGCACCCGGCAGGTCGCCGACTCCGTCGAACGGTCCTGGCCGAGCCACTGA